One window of Gymnogyps californianus isolate 813 chromosome 10, ASM1813914v2, whole genome shotgun sequence genomic DNA carries:
- the TFRC gene encoding transferrin receptor protein 1 gives MDHARAAISNLFGGEPMSYTRFSVARQTDGDNSHVEMKLSADDEEGGEIGRPEHLHGSMPPPWRSGKNRCFLVITAVLLLLIGFLIGYLSYRGRMQKASRCLDGSGNCEMNPTTSYLVDDDETEEEEIPGPPVLYWPELRTLLSDKLSARHLEDNLRQRANKHSFEAGQSEDESIASYIHEQFASFHLDEVWNDEHYIKLQVKGSSNNKVSILENGKEEELESPSAYVAYSKSGSVVGKPVHVNYGLKADFQKIQKQGVSLDETIVIFRAGKITLAEKVANAKEAGAVGALMYLDPSEYKNTDALVPFGHAHLGTGDPFTPGFPSFNHTQFPPVESSGLPRIAVQTISSEAISRLFRRMGAEKCLLDWKSAFMGCQGMQSNMTVKLSVNNIMVDRKILNIFGAVKGFEEPDRYVVIGAQRDSWGPGAAKAGVGTAILLELARVISDMVKNDGYKPRRSIIFASWSAGEYGAVGATEWLEGYSATLHAKAFTYINLDAAVLGFNHLKISASPLLYTLLERTMKAVKDPTKDSGSLYDRVGSDWVKTVVPLDLDNAAFPFLAYSGIPVVSFGFCNKDEEYPYLGTTQDTVENLKMTDKLYALMRAAAEVAGQIALRLTHDHELFLDFERYGEELLAFQEDFLPYDRDVRALGLTLNWLFFARGDFQRATDALRREIANSDRENRVVRRALNDRIMKVEYDFLSPYLSPKDTPFRHIFFGKGSHTLQSLLENLQLLRTNRDSVDVNMLKEQLALATWTIKGAANALVGDIWDTDNEF, from the exons ATGGaccatgccagagcagcaatctcTAACTTG TTTGGTGGCGAGCCGATGTCGTACACACGCTTCAGTGTTGCCCGGCAAACGGATGGAGACAACAGCCATGTGGAGATGAAGCTGTCTGCTGATGATGAGGAAGGAGGTGAAATTGGGAGACCAGAGCACCTGCATGGCAGCATGCCTCCTCCATGGAGGAGTGGCAAGAACCGCTGCTTCCTAGTCATCACagctgtcctcctccttttgaTTG GGTTTCTGATTGGCTACTTGAGTTATCGTGGACGAATGCAAAAGGCTAGCAGGTGTCTGGATGGAAGTGGCAACTGTGAGATGAATCCTACCACATCTTACTTAGTGGATGATGATGaaactgaggaagaagagattCCTGGACCACCTGTCCTCTACTGGCCTGAGCTCAGAACCCTGTTGTCAGATAAGCTGTCAGCCAGACATCTTGAGGACAACTTGAG GCAAAGAGCAAATAAGCACTCTTTTGAAGCTGGCCAGAGTGAAGATGAGAGCATTGCCAGCTACATTCATGAGCAGTTTGCCAGCTTCCACTTGGATGAAGTGTGGAACGATGAGCACTACATTAAGCTGCAGGTCAAAGGGAG TAGCAACAACAAAGTGTCTATTCTGGAAAATGGTAAAGAAGAGGAACTGGAGAGTCCCAGTGCATATGTGGCATACAGCAAGAGTGGCTCAGTTGTT GGCAAACCAGTCCATGTGAACTATGGACTGAaagctgattttcagaagatACAGAAGCAGGGTGTTTCACTGGATGAAACCATAGTCATCTTCAGAGCTGGAAAGATAACCCTTGCTGAGAAG GTTGCAAATGCCAAAGAGGCAGGAGCAGTTGGTGCCCTGATGTACCTGGACCCCTCCGAGTACAAGAATACAGATGCACTTGTCCCCTTTGGACAT GCCCACCTTGGAACTGGAGACCCTTTCACCCCAGGCTTCCCTTCTTTTAACCACACCCAGTTCCCACCAGTGGAATCTTCTGGACTACCTCGCATTGCTGTTCAGACTATCTCTAGCGAAGCAATATCCAGGCTGTTCAG GAGAATGGGTGCAGAAAAATGCCTTCTGGATTGGAAAAGCGCGTTCATGGGATGTCAGGGGATGCAGAGCAACATGACAGTGAAACTGAGCGTGAACAACATTATGGTGGACAGGAAGATTCTGAACATCTTTGGTGCTGTCAAGGGATTTGAAGAACCAG ATCGGTATGTTGTGATCGGAGCCCAGAGAGACTCCTGGGGCCCAGGAGCGGCCAAGGCTGGCGTTGGAACTGCCATATTGTTGGAACTTGCCCGTGTGATCTCAGACATGGTGAAAAATG ATGGCTACAAACCAAGGCGCAGCATCATCTTCGCTAGCTGGAGTGCGGGAGAGTACGGAGCTGTGGGTGCTACTGAATGGCTGGAG GGGTACTCTGCCACGCTGCATGCCAAAGCCTTCACTTACATTAACTTGGATGCTGCAGTCCTAG gCTTCAACCACCTGAAGATTTCTGCTAGCCCATTGCTGTACACGTTGCTGGAGAGAACTATGAAGGCG GTGAAGGACCCAACAAAGGATTCAGGAAGCCTGTATGACAGAGTTGGCTCTGACTGGGTAAAAACAGT CGTTCCCCTTGATCTGGATAATGCAGCGTTCCCTTTCCTGGCCTACTCAGGAATCCCGGTGGTTTCCTTTGGTTTCTGCAAT AAAGATGAGGAATATCCCTACTTGGGCACTACTCAGGACACTGTGGAGAACCTGAAGATGACTGACAAGTTGTACGCTCTTATGCGTGCTGCTGCAGAAGTTGCTGGACAAATAGCTCTCAGACTGACCCATGACCATGAGCTGTTCCTGGACTTTGAGAGATATGGTGAAGAATTGCTAGCGTTCCAGGAGGACTTTTTGCCCTATGATCGGGATGTGAGG GCGCTGGGGCTGACCTTGAACTGGCTGTTTTTTGCCCGTGGTGACTTCCAGCGAGCTACAGATGCACTGAGAAGAGAGATCGCAAACAGCGACAGGGAAAACAGGGTTGTCCGCAGAGCCCTGAATGACAGGATCATGAAG GTGGAGTATGACTTCCTCTCCCCGTACCTCTCGCCAAAAGATACTCCCTTTCGCCACATCTTCTTTGGCAAAGGCTCCCACACCCTGCAGAGTCTGCTGGAGAacctgcagctgctgagaaCCAACAGGGACAGCGTGGATGTGAACATGCTGAAAGAGCAGCTGGCCCTGGCGACCTGGACCATTAAAGGGGCTGCCAATGCCTTAGTGGGTGATATCTGGGATACAGACAACGAATTCTAG